The Bacillales bacterium genome includes a window with the following:
- a CDS encoding pro-sigmaK processing inhibitor BofA family protein — protein sequence MEPMYIIAMIGGLIVLLLVIGAPVKPIRWIGAAAVRLMIGALFLFFLNIFGTSLDLHIPINLITTAVSGFLGIPGLCVLVAIKYLILS from the coding sequence TTGGAACCGATGTATATCATCGCCATGATCGGCGGGTTGATCGTTCTGTTGTTGGTCATCGGCGCGCCGGTGAAACCGATTCGCTGGATCGGAGCAGCTGCCGTTCGCCTTATGATCGGTGCTTTGTTTTTGTTTTTCCTCAATATTTTCGGAACTTCCCTTGATTTGCACATTCCGATTAACTTGATCACGACGGCGGTCTCCGGCTTTTTGGGCATTCCCGGATTGTGTGTGCTCGTGGCGATCAAATACTTGATTTTGTCTTAA